CAGTAACACAGTCATGTCCGCGGTGGACCGGCTCGTACATAAAACATCCTACATTCAGGCTTCAAAGGCATCAATTCTATCGTTaactagttttttttttttgccctcAGCTTCTCCCACGAATGAAGGATGTTTTATGTACGAGTCGGTCCACGGAGGACACGAGTGTATTACCGGGAATGCACAGCAACCCCAGACGATAGTTCATGGGTGTTAGGCTACAGCACAGACCGTTTAAAAAAAACGAAACTGTTTGTAGACTTAACTGTCTTTGATTTCTAGCTGATGTGTATTTCTTACTTGGCTTAAATGGCATACATTGTTTTAAAATTGTTCCTGTGTGTCTGATTCTTCAGGCAGGGGGCAGCAGCGGTCTGCTCATGGACCTGGCAGCAAATGAGAAAGCAGTGCACTCAGACTTCTTCAAcggtcagtcagacacacacacacacacacacacacacacacacacacacacacacacacacacacacacacacacacacacacacacacacacacacacacacacacacacacacacacacacacacacaccgtagagGCTAGGTGGGGCTGGAGGCTAAACTAGAGCAGTGTTTCTCAAACCTATCCTTGAGTATCCAATTTCACTTATTTGTTCTATTCCAATACTACCATACGTGATTTAAACTAATCGAGTGCTGATGAGTAGTTGACCAGTTGAATCAGCTGTGCTGGTGGAGAGGTTGGGGGGAACGCTGGGCTAGACTGGGTAGAGAAGCATCTTGTGGGCTCGGGAGGGGTCTTATGAAAGTGCTCAGTGTGTGTTTGCTTTGCCAACAGGGCCGTCTCACAGAAACTAACATGTCTTTTCCCTGTAAACTTAAattaacaacacacaccacacagtgtAGCTAATGTGTTTTCCATCTGGCAGTGTTAGCCACGGGACAAACAGTTTATGGCTCAGCAACACATGACCTAGAAAGTGATCATTAAAAAGAGGAGAGGTTAAGAGAAGGAATGGTTAAAGGGATACTGCAGGAGGAATGGTTAAAGGGATACTGCAGGAGGAATGGTTAAAGGGATACTGCAGGAGGAATGGTTAAAGGGATACTGCAGGAGGAatggttaaagggatacttcaggaggaatggttaaagggatacttcaggaggaatggttaaagggatacttcaggaggaatggttaaagggatacttcaggaggaatggttaaagggatacttcaggaggaatggttaaagggatacttcaggaggAATGGTTAAAGGGATACTGCAGGAGGAATGGTTAAAGGGATACTGCAGGAGGAATGGTTAAAGGGCTACTGCAGGAGGAATGGTTAAAGGGATACTGCAGGAGGAATGGTTAAAGGGATACTGCAGGAGGAATGGTTAAAGGGATACTGCAGGAGGAATGGTTAAAGGGATACTGCAGGAGGAATGGTTAAAGGGATACGTCAGGAGGAATGGTTAAAGGGATACTGCAGGAGGAatggttaaagggatacttcaggaggAATGGTTAAAGGGATACTGCAGGATTTTTGGCAATGAGCATCCTAACACTAGTTAGCGTTGGCTTGCAGAACTACCAAGATACAGAGATATGACAATGGTATCCaccagttcatctgactctggggacgtagataaagggcctcattgcaaAAAAaacgaagtatccctttaaagaagatatagaggaggagtagagagaagaggagagtagggaaCGGATAGGAGTAATGTCAGGAGGAGATGAgcagggaaaggaggagaagagaaggggagcagggaaaggaggagaagagtaggggagcagggaaaggaggagaagagaaggggagcagggaaaggaggagaagggaaggggagcagggaaaggaggagaagagaaggggagcagggaaaggaggagaagagaaggggagcagggaaaggaggagaagagaaggggagcagggaaaggaggagaagagtaggggagcagggaaaggaggagaagagaaggggagcagggaaaggaggagaagagaaggggagaaggaaaaggaggagaggaggatgataaaGGGTTTTATGGTTCCTGTTAGACTGAAACCCAGCAGGACACCTAGCCAGCCTGCCGCTTtgaacacactcaaacacaccacGTATCACAtaggcactcacacacaccacgtatcacacaggcactcacacacaccacgtatcacacaggcactcacacacaccacgtatcacacaggcactcacacacaccacgtatcacacaggcactcacacacaccacgtatcacacaggcactcacacacaccacgtatcacacaggcactcacacacaccacgtatcacacaggcactcacacacaccacgtatcacacaggcactcacacacaccacgtatcacacaggcactcacacacaccacgtatcacacaggcactcacacacaccacgtatcacacaggcactcacacacaccacgtatcacacaggcactcacacacaccacgtatcacacaggcactcacacacaccacgtatcacacaggcactcacacacaccacgtatcacacaggcactcacacacaccacgtatcacacaggcactcacacacaccacgtaTCACACAGGCACTCAGGCTCACCCAGCAGAAAAACACATTCCCATGTGTTTCTGTGGTGTCAGTGATTTTTGGCTTTTGAGTGGTTGTAGCTCCTGTAAAGCAGCACATTTGTTAACACCAAACCTCTCCTATCCTTAGGGAACCTAAAGTCCTAAGGCATTACCTACTaaatactgacctacagtactacTGCATGACCTGTCATGAGTCAGACTACAAACTGGACTACTATTTTAGAATGTTTTTAAACTTCAGCATGCATATACTGTATCATGTCATTCAGCAGATAGAGCTGTCAATCAATCACATCAGAAACTCActgtgttctttctctctgtctcagactttGAGGATCCGTTTGATGATGAGGATCTGCAGTGAATGAGGAAGACCCTATATACCCAtgattacgtgtgtgtgtgtgtgtgtgtgtgtgtgtgtgtgtgtgtgtgtgtgtgtgtgtgtgtgtgtgtgtgtgtgtgtgtgtgtgtgtgtgagacattaAGATCGTAAGAACTGTAAAACCAGAACCATTTCCATGTTGGAATTGCTTTTGAAGATCCGCCCTCATTTCCACTGTGTTTGTTAAATAAAGCCTTTTCTAGAAAGCAGGTGTGGGTGAATTCTATGCATTCCATAGACTGGCGAAATGATCAGTGTTGCCGTCGTGTTTCAATGTGCTGCGGCAGGTCTGTAGGCGCTGAGAAACACCTGTTAGTGGAGGAATAATGAGATACGCCATAACATCACATACTCACGCATACCTAGAATATTTATATCAACATCCCCAGCTAACATGACCACTACACAGATATCTATTGTACAGCAACACTACAAATCATGTGGAGCAGTGGTATTTAAAGTCGGGGTAGCGGGGGAACTGCAGTAGGGTTGCCTCATTTCTTTTCCCCAATTTCGTGTTATCCAAGttttagtaattactatcttgtctcatcgctacaactcccgtacgggcttgggagagacgaaggtcgaaagccacgcgtcctctgaaacacaacccaaccaagccgcactgcttcttaacacagcgcgcatccaacccggaagccagccgcaccaatgtgttggaggaaacaccgtgcacctggttagcgtgcactgtggGAGTcgcccagctacaataaatgcggcctcatgATATGTGgtttgcacaaagtccagtgtagttccttgatggccatcgtggtatcggcttgagggaatatacactgctcaaaaaaataaagggaacactaaaataacacatcctagatctgaatgaatgaaatattcttattaaatacttttttctttacatagttgaatgtgctgataacaaaatcacacaaaaattatcaatggaaatcaaatttatcaacccatggaggtctggatttggagtcacactcaaaattaaagtggaaaaccacactacaggctgatccaactttgatgtaatgtccttaaaacaagtcaaaatgaggctcagtagtgtgtgtggcctccacatgcctgtatgacctccctacaacgcttgggcatgctcctgatgaggtggcggatggtctcctgggggatctcctcccagacctggactaaagcatccgccaactcctggacagtctgtggtgcaacgtggcattggtggatggagcgagacatgatgtcccagatgtgctcaattggattaagttctggggaacgggcgggccagtccatagcatcaatgccttcctcttacaggaactgctgacacactccagccacatgaggtctagcattgtcttgcattaggaggaacccagggcgaaccacaccagcatataatctcacaaggggtctgaggatctcatctcggtacctaatggcagtcaggctacctctggcaagcatatggagggctgtgcggccccccaaagaaatccaaccccacaccatgactgaaccaccgccaaaccggtcatgctggaagatgttgcaggcagcagaatgttctccacggcgtctccagactgtcacgtcacatgtgctcagtgtgaacctgctttcatctgtgaagagcacagggcgccagtggcgaatttgccaatcttggtgttctctggcaaatgaaaaacgtcctgcacggtgttgggctgtaagcacaacccccacctgtggacgtcgggccctcataccaccctcatggagtctgtttctgaccgtttgagcagacacatgcacatttgtgacctgctggaggtcattttgcagggctctggcagtgctcctccttgcacaaaggcggaggtagcggtcctgctgctgggttgttgccctcctacggcctcctccacgtctcctgatgtactggcctgtctcctggtagcgcctccatgctctggacactacgctgacagacacagcaaaccttgccacagctcgcattgatgtgccatcctggatgagctgcactacctgagccacttgtgtgggttgaagactccgtctcatgctaccactagagtgaaagcaccgccagcattcaaaagtgaccaaaacatcagccagcataggaactgagaagtggtctgtagtcAACACCTGCAGAATCACTCCTCTATTGggagtgtcttgctaattgcctatcatttccacctgttgtctattccatttgcacaacagcatgtgcaatttattgtcaatctgtgttgcttcctaagtggacagtttgatttcacagaagtgtgattgacttggagttacattgtgttgtttaagtgttccctttattttttttgagcagtgtacatggatCTGACTAAAACTGAAAATAATTATCTTGGgaggtattctaggttgggtgaacaaaaggacttgagtttcagTACGTTACCACAATCATACCATGAGAAGTTAATCATAAAACATACACCACCGagttcaacgtgtgtgtgtgtgttcgagacTTACACGATGGCATCAACACAGGGTGGCATGGAGTTTTGGATGTGGTATCCTTGCAGTCTAAATTTGATGTAAGAGTCAGACACTCTTGTGCAGCAACTTGTGGTTACCTTAGTTGGCCGacgaagtgagagagaaagggagacagagaaagagaaataaaagaTTTAGACAGGCAGCACAATTCTGTTCTTTTGTTTTTACTAATTGGtatttttgaccaatcagatcagctctgaaaaagctCTGATGTGAAagagatctgatgtgattggtcaaaagaccatttAGTGGAAAAAATACATGAGAATGGGCTGCCTTTTTAAACGCAGCCTCTGATCGCTAAACTAACCATCAACATGGTGTGTTTTtagtttgtatttattatggatccccatttgctcttcctggggtccagcaaaattaaggcagtctATACAATttcaaaaacattacaatacattcacagaaggcaaagggtggctatttgaataatctaaaatctaaatatattttgatttgtttcacacttttttagttacgtcatgattccatatgtgttccatatagttttgttgtcttcactattattctacaatgtaagaacaaataaaga
This genomic window from Oncorhynchus gorbuscha isolate QuinsamMale2020 ecotype Even-year linkage group LG07, OgorEven_v1.0, whole genome shotgun sequence contains:
- the LOC124039534 gene encoding COP9 signalosome complex subunit 9-like, with the protein product MKPAVDEMFPEGAGPFVDLDEAGGSSGLLMDLAANEKAVHSDFFNDFEDPFDDEDLQ